One Thamnophis elegans isolate rThaEle1 chromosome 2, rThaEle1.pri, whole genome shotgun sequence genomic window, GTTCTAGAATAGCTGATTGGTGTCACACCAACCCTTCCCCCCCGCTGCAATATtcgctgtataagatgcacatacttttccacccacttttttggggacGAAAGGTGCGtcatatactccaaaaaataaggtagTTTATAGATACATATACATGCTTCCTGTTGTGAAAAATATGTATTACTAGAGATTGGAATTAAATGGCAACCAAATAACTGCAGCTGTCTACGTATCACTTTAGAAGAGAAAAAGGCTAACTTCTTTGAGTTGTGCTTTCAGAGAGGTGCAAGATgacaataccaaaaaaaaaaaaaaaggattcattATCTACTTCTCATCTGGCTGATAAAGTATAGaagcttttaatttatttattgaactCACTTCAGTGAATCTTCCAAGGAATTCCAGATTCCAATAGCCATGGAAGTAGCATAGTATAGTGTGGACATTTGCAGCAAAGTGGCAAAATATTAAGCATGCCTAAATGACCTTGTTCACTCCTGTCCAACCTGTCCATCCTTCAGATGGGTTGATTACAATTCATAGACTTCCTCAGCCAGCCTACGCTTGGTTGCAAATAGTCACAACCTGACTACAAGATGTATCTAGGTAATGGAAGGATATTTAAATGATAGGAAGCTGGGGGGAAAGTGACTTGGAGCATCTGCAGTTTACTAtatatcttaagataattccttTCCAAAAGAAAGAGCTGTTGCCAATGGTTAGAAGCATTCCTGGACATTTCCTCCTTCCTGTGTATATGTGAAACACTTACAGAATCCatccaaaaaataatataatccaGGACTGCAACCTCTATACTAGATAGTTTAGTATCCTTTTAATGCTAACACGATCCTTTAATGTTATCCAAAGCAATGGctggtatatttatttatgtcaCTTATAATAAATTATGAGCTATAGAAGACTAATCATTTGCAAGATTAGAATTTAGGCTGCATTGATTGTTGTTTGGTTACTGACATGATTATCAACCAGAAATATTAACTACTACACAGTGACAAGCCTTTTAATAATCCTTTAGAATTGGGATATTAAGCATATGTACTGTGCTAAAAATCCATTACACCACTATTGCATATCCAATTACATACCCATAAACTCTGTATGAATAATTATATTTCTGCAATGCCTAAAGCGAGAGACAAATAAATTCCATGACACTAAGAAGAATACTCGCGAATGTTTGGAGAACTATTATACAGTACTTGGGTAAAAGAAGCTCACTGAATAAAAATGTGCTATTCTTTTAGTTTTAGAGGGGTTAAAAATCAAAGACCCATGTCAATTAATTCTTAATAAGACAGTAGACAGAACATATGGGAACTTTCAGATGGACAGTTCTGAATAATACAATGCAAAATAATCCTGCAGGTATTCTCTCTTACACCTTGTGGGCAGAAGTATGTAattcaaataataatagcaacaataGCTGGGAATTGTTTTGTTCTACAGCAAATGATGGTTGTTATCTTAATTTCCAGTTCATGAAGGCAGTCCGCTTGGGGAACTTCATCGCTGTGTCCGTGATGGCGTAAAAGTCAATGTCCATATCCGAACTTTCAAGGGGCTTCGTGGAGTCTGCACTGGATTCTTGGTTGCATTTGACAAGTTCTGGAATATGGTAATCCTGAACATTTCCCTTCTGTGGTTTTTACTATGTCAGGAAATTGCGCAGCtggtgtccaaatggagtcagagaCACTGACGCAAaccagttttatataaataaatatatttacagtaaataAGGCAAACAGGAGCATTGTCAGGTAAATCAACCCAGCAGGAACATCTCAGATAAATCACAGAGAGCACACACGGCACACAGAGGAAAAAGGCGGGAAACGAGGAAACTCCCCCTTTACTcttacagcaaccaatcacagttcAGATTCCCTCATGCAGTGGCCAGCTCTCTTTAACCAATTAAGTGTAACTGTATGTTGTCCAACCCTTCACTGCTCCAgctattaaaatttaaatatcttaataTACTAGTATTTACTTCAAAGTTTCAGACCAACCACCATGTGAATATATGTAGTTAGGGGAGCAAGCAGGACATTGGAGTGCTTGCTGTCCTAACTACATATATTCAAATGATATCATTGGCATTTCCAATACAAGAAAATGCCAACTACATATTGTTATCCTAACTATATATATTCACATGGCATTCATTGACATTTCTGTAAAGAAATGCATACAAATGAATACAAGAAAATGTCAAAATAATCTGGGCTTTTATTTTAAGTCTATGGAATTTCTCTTAAATGCCTAAGTATATCCGAATGGGCTTATtctcataataaaataaaaattctgagTGAGCAAGTGAACATCCAATATTGCTTTACAGTATCTCAATCAGACATTGAGAACGAGTATCAAATCATTGTTTTATGTCGTTATCCTTCTGACTCCTGTCGTCTTTCCCCACTGTGATGCCAAAATTTATGATAAGAAGATCCTATATGTTTTAAGTCTTTCTGCCTATTTGCCTTGTGCCAGGCCCTGAGTGATGTAGACGAGACATACCGAAAACCAGTGCTGGGTAAAGCTTTCTATGTGGAGCCACAGTTGACCCTCACCAGAGTAAGTTTCCATTCTCTACAATGTCACCTATGTTTCAAAAAGACATGGCTCTTTCCTATCTTCCTCTACCTTATAAAAGTCTGATTTCACTGCTAGCAAAGAAGAAGGAAGGTTACTTCTTCTTTTATTAATCGGCGGAGATGTAGCCCGATACAATCATTTGGGAGTTTAAGTTTGCCTCTTGCTCTCCAGTGATTTGATTCAGTGGCTGTcatcttattttgtttgtttattactaAATGTTTGTACCAGTCACCAGAAACTCATAATGATTTAAAACCGATTCCTAGATTCGTCAGAGTTACAGTCATGTCCTAATGCTATAGAAACTAATATTTGGACTACTCCAAAGAATCAGAATTTACAGAATGCAAAGTTTGTAGcaggacttgggaagcagaggtACTGTTGCTTTCTTTACCAGCTTGTGTGCTTCTCATAGACACTTGGGTCAGTTACTGTAGAACACAATGCTGGAGTAGATAGGCTTAAGCTTGATCCAGTGAGGATTATTTTACATgctagtttttcttttccattcttctttatattcctttgTCAATACATTTGATCCATGTTGGGATTGAACGTTGACCTAATCACCAAGAGTCCACAAAGTTTGGTTTGGCTAACTACCAGATCAATAACCAGGATTACTCCTAAACTCATTCCTCCTTAAGTGTGTAAAATTTGGAAAGGCTGGGTCTTTGATCTTGCTTCAGGCTTTTTGCAGAGTGCAGGTAGGAGCTTGTTTCTATTGCCTTCTGCCAAATGTTAGGAGAAAGTAAGAATTGCCACCTGTCCTTTCATTCCAGATGTTCTACGGAGTGGGAGAAAGGAGGCAATTCCACATTCCCCTCATTTGTCGTGAGAATTGCCATAGATAAAAGGCTGTTGAGGCTTTCTATTTGACATGTTTTTTGCTTGCCAAATGAACcagctctccttccttttccactGCTCTTTATTCCCTTGGAGGAAGTGGATGAGAGTTTCTCTGCTATTTAACAGACTCATAGGCTCATAGAGAGATCCATTGGCaaggctctttttaaaaaaatgagcaagCCTTGATATGGGTTTTCTATTAACTGGTTAATGTCTGTCGAAGACTTCATACAGTCAGCCCTGTTGCACATGCACAAAATAATGCATTTGGGATATGTGCAATTTGTATGAAATTTGGAAGGATTAGTCTGCTGCCAACCAACTTGCTACACATTCAGGGCAGGCTGGAATAcagagcgccccccccccccaagacatcTTAGTGTAAATAGGGGGCCTGTTGAGCAAACTAGATTTATcatcttctagagcagtgtttctcaacctttaagatgtgtggacttcaactcccagaattcctcagccagcatcctCTAGAGGTAGGCCCACTATTTATACTAATAGAGATCTTTGTGCAGGGAAGCGGTACAGATTTTTATCTGCTCATGTATCATTTCAGCATGTGAATGGACTTACACTGAGTGCTAACTAGCACCATCCTTGGCAAGCTTTATTTATTAACCAGGAGTAGTTGATAGATGTTGGAAGTTGGGAGTAAAGATTGAATGTACATATAAGTACAAAacagaaacttttaaaataaaaataaacagggaGTTCACATATGAACCATCAAAAGGAGAAGTCAGTCCCTATATTATCTATTCTCTTGGAAACTATGTCTTGCAAAAATTTTGGATGCAGATTTTGCTTTCACTATATTGATGTAAGTTTTGCTTACTTTAGGATGAATATTCTAAGCTCAGTTCATAGGAACAGTTGACACATAACATCTAATGTCTTATGGTTGTTTTGATTGAGAAGAGTGGTTGTTATCAGGGATTTGTCCTGTGATTGCCTTTCTCCTGCTATGCAGCAATAACTGAAAGGGTGAGCTTGCACCCTTCCTCAGCTGATCACAACAAATTGTCATTAGATTTTTCAAGCGTGAATATATGTACATTACTGCcatttaacatttaatattgGCAGTGCACTGGCTGCTATATAAAATTGAAATGATCCCATTGCAGAGGTATTTTAATTCAAATCAACTGCATCCATGATTGTGGTAGATTTTTTTACTGACAGGTCTGCAATATAGTATGTGTACTGTACAAGAAGTGTGTGAATCGTGCATGGTCATGTCTATGGAAAATTCAaggagccttggtggcacagtggttagaatgcagtattgcaggataaccCATTGTTCATTTCCAGAAGTTCGATTCTGagcaactcaaggttgactcagccttccatccttttgaggttggtaaaatgaggagccatattgttgagggcaatacactgactctgtaaaccacttagggctgtgaagcactgtgaagtgctatataagtctaactgctattgctattggagaaCTTGTTGACTAAGAAAAAATAGATCCTCTCCTTTTCAAAAGAGGACTTACTAAATCTTTGACTTacaaattttaattgaacaaaagagATTAGCTTATCCATCGTTTGAACAGGTCAATCAGAGTATAAAATACTCTCTGCCGTTTCTTATGACTTGTGAATTTATTTCCAATGTTTCTCTATAGCTCTTCGACAGACTGAGGTTGCAGGAGTCCTTGGTTAAAAAAGAAGCCGATTCAAAGACGACTACGGACTTTCCAGCCCTTCCATATGATCCAAGGACATCGAGGAGGAAATCTGAGTCAGGTAGGGGAAGATCAGAGGAGAAACATGGAGCGAAGAAGCACGCCAGCAGAGAGAGGACACGAAGCTCTAGTTTGCCAAAAGTCTCTGGGAGAGATATGGAATTGCCCAGCAGACTCTCCCAAGTAGAGGAGAAGAGCACGGGTGGCAAAAGAGGCCGTTCCCGAAAAAAGCAGAGGTCCAGAGTGGATTATCAGCAAGTGTTTACACGACACATAAACCAGATTTTCATTCGAGGAGAAAATGTGCTGCTTGTTCACCTGGCACATTGATCTCGTTGACTGATTCCAGCCACAACagctcagtggtgaaaagagacagcattttaactctttttttccttttggtcaAAAGAGGGAAAGGATTATAGACATAGAGACTTGAGCCAATTGTCTCTTTGAATGGACTGGAATTTTATCTACAACTGATGCGGTCTCTCCCAAAACAGATGCCCTAAACTTTGGGAGACATATAGACACTGTGACTTTCAAAATTGTATGGCTTGGCCGTGGAGTGACTTTCCTTATACAGTAAATATTTAAATTCTGCAGAATATGCAGCCGGCTAAGTGGGCCTGGAATAGCCACATGGTCATGACACTGATACTTCCATGAGAAATGTGAATTAAGGGACAGAATATTGCAAGCTACAGCTGTAGGAATTAGCTTGCTTGAAgccatctctctcttctccatACACTATGCACAGGGCGCACCCCTAAAGGACTGATCCAGCTTTGCATTGCAGGCCCTAAAGGAGTCCCATTCTCTGAaaacaaatggaaagaaaaaggagTTTGCATTGCAACtagtgtaattttttaaaaaaaactttcctcaccagttcatttttttctttttcagtgactGAAAGCAGCCTTTGACCTTTTGTTTGGTATTTATAAAAACCCAGCCTGCCACCCAATTTTCTCTACTTGTTTTCCTACCCATTTCTACCTGCAAGACAATATGTGTGGCTTCTCTGCTTTGAGCTTGCTTCGGTGTGTTTTTCAACAACCCAGAaattgtagcttttttttttccatccatttttgtgTCTTTAACAATAAAGGCTAAGATATATGTAtgcggtttaaaaaaaaaaagaaaatgttgaatGTATGCTTGGTGTTGCTATGTATTATCTGATGGCTTTGGGAATCTGATTTCCCACCAGCTCTTAGTAACTACAGAAAATATTTGGTTTGCAATATCTACTAGGATTTTTCCAAATCTTATTTTGGCTCTCAGTGgtccttttcagatgctgcttgTTCTTGAAAAGCATGTTTAAAACTGCTGAAAAGAATGCATgatgatttttcaaaaaaaatggtGCTATTTGCAGCATCTCTGTATCCTTCAGCATCTATCAAAATGGTGCAAGATATAACAATGCATGTGTATGGACCATGCCATGAAAATGTTTAGGGCGCTATAAAATAGCAACTCTGCTTATGGGGAATGTGTTAAACACATCAGTAGCTAGAGAAGATTCCCTTAAGTTGGAGAAATGCCATAAGGTCTTttacaattttattaaaattgaatTCCAAAGCATCTATAAAAGCATAATTAATACAATACATATGGTGAGTCATTCTGCATTTCTAAAATAACTAGAAAAATCTAATGACTGAGTTGCATTATGGAAAGGTCAATTGTGATATATTTTTGTCTGACTGGCAAAACCAAGTACATTTTGCCTAATATTCTCCAGAAGGTAAAAAGCAAGCATTTGAGGGAGGGAGAAATCTTAtcatcagatttatttattttttcagacaATATTTTGGAGTATCAGAACCATATTAGAAAGCATGCAGCTTTGCTGTTGCATGTAATGCTTATGTTGAAGCAAAATAGGCAATTAAAAGGAAGCCTCATTACTTCTTCTCAACACTCTGCTAGGGTCGCTAAAGGTTTTGCTACCATTCCACCAGCAACTAATGGAAAACCAATTTTCTTTTGGGATGCTGGAGCCCTGAATTGCATGATAATGAACACAAAACAGGGAAGCCCGTGGAAGACATTTTCCTGACTCACATCAAGCCCATCTCTTTTGACACGttcaaaaaaagataaaaataatcatGAAAGGTGATTTTCAATAGAAATGCATGAGAAGAAAGTTGAATGGCTCCCATTCTCAAGTTTTACTTTAATTTAGATTAAAGTGTGACAATGCGCATAACATTTAATTTCCCCCCAATATTGAATTACTCAAAACatcatattttatttcatcagTATCATTGGGTGCATGGTAGTAAATATGATAATAGTCAAGGAAAGGAGCTAGGAAGCAATATGTGTAGGATGCAAGCAAATGTTTGTGtaattgtatttgttttaacAAAAATGGGAATGGTATATGCAAAATGTGTTTCTTCCATAGTATCTTCTTTCTTTGCaattctatgttttttttaaaaaaaatcagtacatGTTTCAATGTGAGATAGCTTCAGTTTCTGCAGCAACCTCTAGTTGCCCTTTCTGATGTGACTTTCTCCAGCCTCTTTGTAATGTATAGCATCGCGAGGTTCTTTCCAAAATAGTCTTCTCTGGTGCCTTTAGATATATTTCCTAGGACATGCATCCATTAGTTAGAGTCGGTTCATAAGTGTCCAGTAGAAGCTTCAGTGATATCATGTGTAACATTACATCATCCACTCCCAGTGGACTCTCTATTGTAAGAGTCTTATGATGGATCCATGTTTGATATCAATTTTGACTTCCCTTGGAATGATCACAGAGTTTTACTATTCTTCAGGAGTTCTTTAACTCACTCAATTACTTTTTGAAAAtcccattttcccccttcttttttgaACATTACTACCATATGTCTTCTGGAATTTTGGACAGATCCATGTACTTCAGCAATAGGGTCAAAAACTAGTATTAGGATGGATTATTCAAATTTACTTGTATGATTTTCCATTAATGAGACATTTCCATACTTGAACCAAATACACTTATATATTAATTACAATGcattctcccctttcctttcctcttcgaCATCAAAAGCTGAATACACACTTCAGTGTTTTGATTCAGTTTACTTGTTTGCTTCATTTCAGCtctttattttgatttaaaaaacagtTAGCTAAGTTTAATATTTTCCCTAGTATTTTGTTTAATTAATGAAAGCCAAACTTTCTTGGTGGATCCATATTTGTAAACTAGAATACTGTTTGCAGATTGATTTTATATGTATCACTATTTGTcacttctttttgttttctacaaTATTCTGTCGGTTATTTAAGAGCAAAGGTTTCTTATCAGTCATGTTCCCTTATTGGAACTTAATTTCAAAAGATCAGAATATCTctctgattttcttttgttgctttttCTTCATGTAGCTTCTAAAGTGCCATTTATTGAAATAGAAGTGATCCAGAATTCATCTTATCCCTTGACCTTTGTTTCTGTGTAAATACTATATgtcattcttatttttaaattgtattaatCTTAATTAGCTTGTTGGCAGTTGTTACTTGAAAACTTCTAGGTGCTAAGCTTAATTTCCAAGGTGTTACTTCTCATATACCaagtataaaatatatttggaaacAGCTTGTCTTCCTTTGTGCCCTCGATCCATAATAGCTTACCTCAGGATGTCTTAATTCATTTCTGCAGAAATGTGTTTTGCCAGAATGGAATGTGTGCTACCAAAatatagcttaaaaaaaaaaaagctaccaaGGCATAGTTTAATAGCCAGTAGAGATAAGCATAAAAACTTGAAAAAGAAAGTTTGAGACTAGAGGCCATGCAGATAACATGGGTGGATTACTTACTTAGCTGTGAGAAAAAGGattaatattttgatttctttattGGACAGTCCATAACTTACAAATGGATAAATTTACAACAACCAAATTTCCAACAGTTCAGttcaaccaaaaaagaaaaagtaagcaAAACTGAAATAGAAAAAAGCCCCTACCTTCAGGTGTGGAATATTtagccaaactggctctctagttTTCTTAAAACTCAAGTTGTCTGCTGGCGAAAACTAAGAatgattttaaatataatttccatTTGGACAGTGTTTAAAAATGCTTCTCTGTGATCACATGCTACTTGTTAAGTTTATCATTATATGAACTGGATAATGTGTGAGTTATTTAGCTGTTTACAGGAATTTTCCACCAGCGGTATGAAATAAGTTGTGGAGGACAGTTATAAAATGACAgtgttctcctcccccccccacttctcctcctcctcctcctccaacattcCTTCCATTTTCTGTTCAGAGAAGCTACATTTAACCTCTGCCATACTATGCAACTATTCCCTTTTATGAAGATATGAAGAGTTGATCATCCTATGTACCAGCAGTCATATTGGCTCTCACTAGATAGGATTTTTGGACATTGATATGCAGTGTCTGTTACTAGCACATCTTAAAACAACCTTCTGTCACTTTGAGCTTCGAAGTTTTGGTCAATGGTGCAAAGATGAATATTTACAACTTTGTTGATAATAATTCATTGTATGTCAGTCAACAATTCATTTCTCACTTCACATGGCTCATGCTGTCAAAGATTTTCATTTCTGGTTTCACAGAAACCCCATTGGGGCTGAAGATGAATTTAATTTTTGTTCAGGAGAAGAAATACCCCAGTGCCTTGGTGAAGCTCTTCCACAAAGTGAATGACAGAAGTCTAGTTTGGTAAAGAGTTAAGTGTAAAAAACttgttttttcctaatccatGCAAATGTTTCAGGAGAATCTGAAAAGACCGGCTTCTCAACTGACAAGATATGAAGCCTGTCACAAAAGACAGAAAATAAATGCTGTGTCTGACTTTTGATTTCACCATTTTCAGAGTAAAGTGCAGGCACATCGGCGCATTTTCTCCTTGACAATTCCCTGTCAATAGAACCTACTTATCCCACTTCTGTTGGAGTCATTAGCAATGACAAAGTTTTGGGCTGATGGTTCATGCGCATCCTCAATTTCAAAGCCTGGTGTTAGAGAAATGAATCGTTGACATGACACATTTTAACTAATGTTATTCTCTCATTAGCTCCATTGAATCTTGGGGACTCTGGTATGTAGCTATGTAGTGCAATTTGAAATACAGTTCCCATGGTCCTTGGCTTGAGACGACTGGCTCTGAATCCTTCCATTTTTGTAATGCATATAGGACTTGAATTTCTTTCAATGcttgttccttttttgtttctcttttgtcaAATGAGACACTTGTTGGCCCATCTGAAGGACAAGTGTCACATTCAGTGTAAACAGACAGAGCCTGCATGGCGCAGATGCCCCAACCATCTGATTTTGGTTTTCACAGTTGGGAAAGTTACCGCTAACCTACATATGCTATGTGAGCAAGGCAAAAGTGCCAATCAGCTGCCAGTCTGCGCTTTGGCCCTGCGAATACTTGTTAAAAGAATGTGCAAATAGCCTCTAGTCTCTTTTCTTAAGGATTGTATTTCCAAGAAGGAGTTGTTGCTTGAACCCCTGCAATGTATGTACACGTATGATgtgtctttaaaaataaatgcttgatgatGTTAAGCATCTGTACCAGGAGTTCAGTCTCCAAGGCAATAAATGTCTAACTGTAATTATAAGCTGTGCCAGAGTCATTTTTTTAATAGAACCATTTTTAGCAATACCTAAATGTTTTAATCTTAACTTTCTCTACTGACATAAAGATGGTAATGCATTTTTAAtaacatacaggtaatcctcgacttacaaccacaatcaagcccaaaattCATATTGCTCAGCAAGATATTATATGGcctatcttgccacagttgagtgaatcattgcagttgttcgattagtaacacggttaagtaagtctggcttccccattgactttgcttttcagaaggtcaaggaaaaggtgatcacatgaccctgggacactgcaactgttataaatacatgccagttgccaagcatctgaattctgatcacatgacatggggatactgcaacagggCTGTGTGAAAAACTCTCGTAAGT contains:
- the LSM11 gene encoding U7 snRNA-associated Sm-like protein LSm11; the protein is MEEEAAEKAGVEPRRRSRRHSSGRRSSERSPSPGRLDVSSPRFDPLLALYSERTPLPYPAAPCFNNLAEYESFQRGLLRAPGRSRTAAGRSSRSAGTRTRSRAGRPPADPERLQRLRNLMLVKEPKPEAEERARSRGRKAPRNVLTKMSLHEGSPLGELHRCVRDGVKVNVHIRTFKGLRGVCTGFLVAFDKFWNMALSDVDETYRKPVLGKAFYVEPQLTLTRLFDRLRLQESLVKKEADSKTTTDFPALPYDPRTSRRKSESGRGRSEEKHGAKKHASRERTRSSSLPKVSGRDMELPSRLSQVEEKSTGGKRGRSRKKQRSRVDYQQVFTRHINQIFIRGENVLLVHLAH